A genomic segment from Janibacter sp. DB-40 encodes:
- a CDS encoding WXG100 family type VII secretion target has product MSSFTVNTERIAGSASDISQISEEVESSVAAMMTRLTQLQSDWTGAASGSFQELVSDWRATQRTVKESLDDISRVLAEAGQTYASTEDGVKASMGR; this is encoded by the coding sequence ATGAGCAGCTTCACCGTCAACACCGAGCGCATCGCCGGTAGCGCCTCCGACATCTCGCAGATCTCCGAGGAGGTCGAGAGCTCCGTCGCGGCGATGATGACCCGCCTGACCCAGCTGCAGAGCGACTGGACCGGCGCGGCCTCGGGCTCCTTCCAGGAGCTGGTCAGCGACTGGCGAGCCACGCAGCGCACGGTCAAGGAGAGCCTCGACGACATCTCGCGCGTGCTCGCCGAGGCGGGCCAGACCTACGCGAGCACGGAGGACGGGGTCAAGGCGTCGATGGGGCGCTGA
- a CDS encoding trypsin-like peptidase domain-containing protein — MDQQPTAPPTSYQPQPPPPRRRGRRIGELATVSLLSAALAAGGTWGVIAVTDEGPDATGATGASATSSASSSQTVPVSSGAEDSPDWNAVTDAVTPSVVAVGVRGQGGGGEGSGVILDEQGHVLTNNHVVSGAGPDPQITVTLSDGATYDATVAGTDPSTDLAVLTIADPPKDIDPITVGSSKDLQVGDPVMAAGNPLGLAGTVTTGIVSALDRPVSTARSEGGQSPSAQQGQPVVTAAIQTSAAINPGNSGGALVDASGRLVGINSSIATVGASGQSGNIGIGFAIPVDEATWIAEQLIEDGEAEHAFLGVVPADGTAKEGSATHSGAEIRSVSDGSPADEAGLAEGDLVVAIGDSRVTGAESLVGLVRARQIDSQVPLTVIRDGERMTIDVTLGTAPERDA; from the coding sequence ATGGACCAGCAGCCGACCGCCCCACCGACGTCGTACCAGCCACAGCCCCCGCCCCCGCGCCGCCGCGGGCGGCGGATCGGTGAGCTGGCGACCGTCTCGCTCCTCTCCGCTGCCCTGGCGGCCGGCGGGACGTGGGGAGTGATCGCGGTGACCGACGAGGGGCCGGACGCCACCGGCGCCACCGGGGCGAGCGCGACCTCGTCCGCGTCCTCCTCCCAGACCGTCCCGGTCAGCTCCGGCGCGGAGGACTCACCGGACTGGAATGCCGTGACCGACGCGGTCACCCCGAGCGTCGTCGCCGTCGGGGTGCGCGGCCAGGGGGGCGGCGGCGAGGGGTCGGGCGTCATCCTCGACGAGCAGGGCCACGTGCTGACCAACAACCACGTCGTCTCCGGCGCCGGGCCGGACCCGCAGATCACCGTCACCCTGTCCGACGGCGCCACCTACGACGCGACCGTCGCGGGCACCGACCCCTCGACGGACCTCGCCGTCCTGACGATCGCCGACCCGCCGAAGGACATCGACCCGATCACCGTCGGATCCTCCAAGGACCTGCAGGTCGGCGACCCGGTCATGGCCGCCGGCAACCCGCTCGGTCTGGCCGGGACGGTCACCACCGGCATCGTCAGCGCCCTCGACCGGCCGGTCTCCACCGCCCGGAGCGAAGGGGGGCAGTCCCCCTCCGCGCAGCAGGGACAGCCGGTGGTGACGGCCGCCATCCAGACCTCGGCCGCGATCAACCCGGGCAACTCGGGCGGCGCCCTCGTCGACGCCTCCGGCCGGCTGGTGGGGATCAACTCCTCGATCGCCACCGTGGGCGCGTCCGGCCAGAGTGGCAACATCGGGATCGGCTTCGCCATCCCGGTCGACGAGGCCACGTGGATCGCCGAGCAGCTCATCGAGGACGGTGAGGCCGAGCACGCCTTCCTCGGCGTGGTGCCGGCCGACGGGACCGCGAAGGAGGGGTCGGCGACCCACAGCGGCGCCGAGATCCGCAGCGTGAGCGACGGGAGCCCGGCCGACGAGGCCGGTCTGGCCGAGGGTGACCTCGTGGTCGCCATCGGCGACTCCCGCGTGACCGGGGCCGAGTCCCTCGTCGGTCTGGTCCGCGCGCGCCAGATCGACTCGCAGGTCCCGCTGACCGTCATCCGCGACGGCGAGAGGATGACGATCGATGTCACGCTCGGGACGGCCCCGGAGCGCGACGCCTGA
- a CDS encoding DUF2339 domain-containing protein codes for MSMSGDPTLQAVRQLEDEFAEAMSRMYAVGNDLARLRARLVHETSPHKWAPAPDAGAPPVAPAATAAHATPPAPGTTGMVTAPPVAHAPFAGERPPHVPPPAGPSQPSTPWWQRDGLVSRLLAVVGAGITLIGVAFLLALAIQLGFFGPLARVISAGLLAAGLVTAAIVVRRRRAGTAGALGLAATGFATAYLDVIAVTRIYEWVPVAAGLGIAGLVAVGGLLLARAWDSQLLAGIAVLGVAALAPTIAYDHMLLVAQFLLVLTIASWPAQVSRRWHVLELVRVVPTAIVIALLPALDEPVGAVILLACVLAGFVLATGLAGVRVDRTPAQAGIAVPVVAVPVLSAALAAERATGTTLMIGLTLALVLVAALTAGRLPTGSRGDTLLATGSCLYTAGITSLVAAALVADGTDWSLPALLTVGVLWAGASLALRDRTVLRATLVTSLLPLVLTVTLVPYAIDRGTATQVEPAHLVAASLTVVLLLALAQTVSEAHPRTMIAVRALLAGALLAAGGTVIIAGALLGDLADDARGGFTAGQTGATVLWLATAALLLLRGLRGSAFAVPAGLAITALSVGKLLFFDLAFLDGIPRVLSFIVGGLIVLGMGTGYAQALERSRREPGPVDKSGDGPRAPHTV; via the coding sequence ATGAGCATGTCAGGGGATCCCACACTTCAGGCCGTGCGCCAGCTCGAGGACGAGTTCGCCGAGGCCATGTCGCGCATGTACGCCGTCGGCAACGACCTGGCCCGGCTGCGCGCCCGACTCGTCCACGAGACCTCCCCGCACAAGTGGGCCCCGGCCCCCGACGCGGGGGCACCCCCGGTGGCACCGGCGGCGACGGCAGCGCACGCCACACCGCCGGCGCCGGGGACGACCGGGATGGTGACCGCACCGCCGGTGGCCCACGCCCCCTTCGCCGGGGAACGGCCGCCCCACGTGCCGCCGCCGGCCGGACCGTCGCAGCCGTCCACCCCGTGGTGGCAGCGCGATGGCCTGGTCTCCCGCCTGCTGGCCGTCGTGGGCGCCGGGATCACGCTCATCGGTGTGGCCTTCCTGCTGGCGCTGGCGATCCAGCTGGGCTTCTTCGGCCCGTTGGCGCGGGTCATCAGCGCGGGCCTCCTCGCCGCCGGGCTCGTCACCGCCGCGATCGTCGTGCGCCGTCGGCGGGCCGGCACCGCCGGTGCCCTCGGCCTGGCCGCCACCGGGTTCGCCACGGCCTACCTCGACGTCATCGCCGTCACCCGGATCTACGAGTGGGTCCCCGTGGCGGCCGGCCTCGGCATCGCCGGCCTGGTCGCGGTCGGTGGCCTCCTGCTCGCCCGTGCGTGGGACAGCCAGCTGCTCGCCGGCATCGCCGTCCTCGGCGTGGCCGCGCTCGCGCCGACCATCGCGTACGACCACATGCTGCTCGTGGCGCAGTTCCTCCTCGTCCTGACGATCGCCTCGTGGCCGGCCCAGGTCTCACGGCGGTGGCACGTGCTCGAGCTGGTCCGGGTCGTCCCCACCGCGATCGTGATCGCACTGCTCCCGGCCCTCGACGAGCCGGTCGGTGCGGTCATCCTGCTCGCCTGCGTGCTCGCCGGCTTCGTGCTCGCGACCGGCCTCGCGGGCGTCCGGGTCGACCGGACCCCTGCCCAGGCCGGGATCGCGGTCCCGGTCGTCGCCGTGCCGGTCCTCTCCGCCGCGCTGGCGGCGGAGCGGGCGACCGGCACCACCCTGATGATCGGGCTGACCCTCGCGCTCGTCCTCGTCGCCGCCCTCACCGCGGGGCGCCTGCCAACGGGCAGCCGCGGGGACACGCTGTTGGCCACCGGGAGCTGTCTGTACACGGCGGGGATCACCTCGCTGGTGGCCGCGGCGCTCGTCGCCGACGGCACCGACTGGTCGCTTCCGGCGCTGCTCACGGTCGGCGTGCTGTGGGCCGGGGCCTCGCTCGCGCTGCGCGACCGCACCGTCCTGCGCGCGACCCTGGTGACGTCGCTCCTGCCGTTGGTCCTCACGGTGACTCTCGTGCCGTACGCGATCGACCGCGGCACGGCGACGCAGGTCGAGCCCGCGCACCTCGTCGCGGCATCGCTCACGGTCGTGCTCCTGCTCGCCCTCGCCCAAACGGTCAGCGAGGCCCACCCCCGCACCATGATCGCGGTCCGGGCGCTGCTCGCGGGCGCGCTCCTCGCGGCGGGCGGCACCGTCATCATCGCCGGCGCCCTCCTGGGCGACCTCGCCGACGACGCGCGGGGTGGCTTCACCGCCGGCCAGACCGGTGCAACCGTGCTGTGGCTGGCGACGGCTGCACTGCTCCTGCTGAGGGGACTGCGTGGCTCGGCCTTCGCCGTCCCGGCGGGGCTGGCCATCACGGCGCTGAGTGTCGGCAAGCTGCTGTTCTTCGACCTGGCCTTCCTCGACGGGATCCCCCGGGTGCTCAGCTTCATCGTCGGAGGTCTCATCGTGCTCGGGATGGGCACCGGTTATGCACAAGCACTCGAGCGGTCGCGCCGGGAGCCGGGACCTGTGGACAAGTCCGGGGACGGGCCGCGCGCTCCCCATACGGTCTGA
- a CDS encoding HAMP domain-containing sensor histidine kinase, with amino-acid sequence MQQINELVISRLERMPLTWRLIAILLAILLAALTTTAAATAFLLQRDLEQNVDDQLRAVAIPIAEDNISSTRDTAFYERRARGGPTNFFLLHQPADGSSWEYQGPTGVDVRPDVPPLAPTGQLVQTGAPFTVDSVDGNMRWRVIAGRYTDNSTFAVGMSLAGVNQTMKRFTIVSTVVSLSAVVAGGVLGWYATRRAFRPLRRIEDTAAAIAAGDLTRRVPVRSSHDEVASLSDSLNSMLVQIERSFGVQEASELKMRQFVADASHELRTPLATVRGYAELYRQGAVQDPEHIGQAMDRIEGEARRMGGLVDDLLLLARLDDQRPLEWTDIDLVVLCAETVHDARVRMPERSISLVGLDGELEPVTLRGDDARLRQVLGNLLANALMHTEEGVPVEVATGVDDGKAVLEVRDHGVGIDPEVAGKVFERFYRVDKARSRARGGSGLGLAIVAAIVDQHDGTVSAHTTPGGGATFRVEFPTAARRAL; translated from the coding sequence GTGCAGCAGATCAACGAGCTGGTCATCAGCCGTCTGGAGAGGATGCCCCTCACCTGGCGGCTGATCGCGATCCTGCTCGCCATCCTGCTGGCGGCGCTGACGACGACGGCGGCGGCCACGGCCTTCCTGCTCCAGCGCGACCTCGAGCAGAACGTCGACGACCAGCTGCGGGCGGTGGCGATCCCCATCGCCGAGGACAACATCTCCTCCACCCGCGACACCGCCTTCTACGAGCGCAGAGCCAGGGGCGGACCGACGAACTTCTTCCTGCTGCACCAACCCGCGGACGGCTCCTCGTGGGAGTACCAGGGTCCGACCGGGGTGGACGTCCGTCCCGACGTCCCGCCCCTGGCCCCGACCGGCCAGCTCGTGCAGACCGGCGCCCCCTTCACCGTCGACTCGGTCGACGGAAACATGCGGTGGCGGGTCATCGCCGGTCGCTACACCGACAACTCGACCTTCGCCGTGGGGATGTCCCTGGCCGGTGTCAACCAGACGATGAAGCGCTTCACCATCGTCTCGACCGTGGTCAGCCTCTCGGCGGTCGTGGCCGGCGGGGTCCTCGGGTGGTACGCCACCCGACGGGCCTTCCGCCCCCTTCGCCGCATCGAGGACACCGCAGCCGCCATCGCCGCCGGCGACCTCACCCGGCGCGTGCCCGTGCGATCCAGCCACGACGAGGTGGCCAGCCTCAGCGACTCGCTGAACTCGATGCTCGTGCAGATCGAGCGCAGCTTCGGCGTCCAGGAGGCATCGGAGCTGAAGATGCGCCAGTTCGTCGCCGACGCGAGCCACGAGCTGCGCACCCCGCTGGCGACGGTGCGCGGCTATGCCGAGCTCTACCGGCAGGGCGCGGTCCAGGACCCCGAGCACATCGGGCAGGCGATGGACCGCATCGAGGGCGAGGCCCGCCGGATGGGCGGCCTCGTCGACGACCTCCTGCTCCTCGCGCGGCTGGACGACCAGCGCCCGCTGGAGTGGACCGACATCGACCTGGTCGTGTTGTGCGCGGAGACCGTGCACGACGCACGGGTGCGGATGCCCGAACGCTCGATCTCCCTCGTCGGCCTCGACGGCGAGCTGGAGCCGGTCACGCTCCGCGGGGACGACGCCCGCCTGCGCCAGGTCCTCGGCAACCTCCTGGCCAACGCCCTGATGCACACCGAAGAGGGGGTCCCGGTCGAGGTCGCCACCGGCGTCGACGACGGCAAGGCCGTCCTCGAGGTCCGCGACCACGGCGTCGGCATCGACCCGGAGGTGGCCGGCAAGGTCTTCGAGCGCTTCTACCGCGTCGACAAGGCCCGCTCCCGTGCCCGGGGCGGCAGCGGTCTCGGTCTGGCGATCGTGGCGGCGATCGTCGACCAGCACGACGGCACCGTGAGTGCGCACACCACCCCGGGCGGCGGCGCGACCTTCCGAGTCGAGTTCCCCACCGCGGCACGGCGGGCCCTCTGA